Within Streptomyces antibioticus, the genomic segment CATGAACCCCAACGCCACCGCGGAGAACGCGGGCGGGCTCGTCGCCGTACGGGAGGAGGAGATGGAGTTCTTCGCCAAGGTGGTCGACCAGTACGCCATCGCGCTGAAGGCGCATGTGAAGAGCACCTACGACGCGTACGTGCACCTGGAGCACGAGCTGCCGATCGCCGCCGACGGACACCGGCCGATGAACGAGGGCTTCCGGGCCACGATCGACAAGAAGCTCCTCGAGACGCTCGACGAGCTGGAGATCCCGTACCACATCGTGCGGGGCACGATGCCGGAGCGGCTGACGCGGATCTGCGAACTCTTCGGCCTCACACCCGTGATGAGCATGGACGAGGCGATCGCGCTGGCCCGCGAGGACTACGCGGCGCAGGA encodes:
- a CDS encoding ATP/GTP-binding protein, coding for MSSPKGHQGVKIAISGTYSAGKTSTVMTLSRYTGVPRTLARTIREILPEAVPGKALSQVTPAEFLQLMLRRHTGRAVQEALLGDHFISDGSSLQEWLYGAGRVLHGMNPNATAENAGGLVAVREEEMEFFAKVVDQYAIALKAHVKSTYDAYVHLEHELPIAADGHRPMNEGFRATIDKKLLETLDELEIPYHIVRGTMPERLTRICELFGLTPVMSMDEAIALAREDYAAQDFRLETERVAAAAAA